Genomic window (Candidatus Eremiobacterota bacterium):
CGATCCTCAAGAAGCAGAACGCGCTGGCGCAGTTCGTCCCCGCCGACATCGACAAGATCCCCAAGGAATACCAGCACCTCGATCCCGACGACGCCTACCAGCTCGGCGACATCGCGCTGATGCTGATCAACTACAACCCGAAGAAGCTGCCGGCGCCGCGCCACTGGAACGACCTGCTCGACCCGCGCATGAAGGATCTGCTGACGGTGGGTCATCCCGGGTTCAGCGGCTACGTCGGCAACTGGGTCGTCGCGATGACCGACAAGTACGGCTGGGACAACTACTTCAAGCCGTTCGCCAAGAACAACCCGAAGATCGGGCGCTCGGTGTTCGACGCGACGACGGACATCGTCTCGGGCGAGCGCGCCGTCGGCCCCGGCGCCGACAGCCTCGCGCTCGAGCGCAAGGCCGGCGGCAACTCGATCAACGTCGCCTTCCCCGAGGACGACACGATCCTGGTCACCGCGCCGGTCACCGTGATGAAGGACGCGCCGCACCCGAACGCCGCGCGGCTGTTCATGAACTATTACTACTCGAAGGAGTACTCGGCGACCGCGGCTTCGACGTTCAACCTGCCGCTGCGGCTCGACGTGCCGCCGCCGACCGGGATCCGCATCGACCGCATGCGCACGTATCACGTGAAGATCGACCGGCTGCTGAGCGGCATCCCCGAAGCGATCACCAAGTGGCGCGAGACCTTCAACGTCTGAGATGAGCGCCGCAGCGGCGCCGCGCCGCGCCGAACGGACGGCTTCGTTCGACCCCGGTCCGTTCTTCTTCGCCGGCGCGGTCGCCGTGCTGCTCGTGCTCGTCGTGGTCCCGCTCGGGTGGCTGTTCGCGATCAGCCTGCAGCACGTCGACACCGGCGCGCTGACCTTAGGCAACTACGTCGCAGCGTTCACCAGCTCGATCTACCTGCGCCCGATCGCGAACTCCCTGATCCTGGCGGTCTCGGTGGCGACGATCGCGACGCTGCTCGGGACGCCGCTCGCGTGGCTGATCGCGCGCACCGACATGCCCGGGCGGCGCGGGCTGCGCGCGCTGATCACCGCGGCGTTCGTGACGCCCTCGTTCATCGGCGCGGAGGCCTGGATTCTGCTCGCCGCGCCGAACAGCGGCTGGATCAACCGCGCGATCGAGTCGGTGACGCACGCCGCGCACGGGCCGATCAACATCTTCTCGCTCGGCGGCGCGATCTTCGTGATGGCGCTCTACAACGTCCCGTACACGTTCACGTTCGTCGCCAGCGGCTTGGAGCTGCTCCCGGTCGAGCTCGAAGACGCCTCCTCGACGCTCGGCGGATCGGCCTGGCGGACGATGCGCTCGATCACGCTGCCGCTGGTGATGCCGGCGATCATCGCCGGCTTCATCATGTCGTTCCTGGAAGCGATCGCCGAGTTCGGCTCGCCGGCGTTTCTGCTGATTCCGGCGCGTGCGCAGGTCGTCACGACGCAGCTCTACCTGTTCTTCCAGTTTCCGGTCCGCACCGAGCTGGCCGCTGCGTACGCGATGCCGCTGCTCGCGGTCACGCTGCTGCTGCTGATCGTGCAGCGCCGGATCCTCGGACGGCGCAGGTTTACGACCGTCGGCGGGAAGGGCGGGCGGCGCCGGCTGGTCGCGCTCGGGGCGTGGCGGTGGCCGCTGCTCGGCGCGGCGCTGCTCGTCCCGCTGTGCTCCGTGGTGCTGCCGTATCTTGCGCTGCTCGCGACGTCGCTCTCGCGAATCTGGAGCGACGGCCCGGTGCCCGGCAATCTGACGCTGTACTGGTACCACTGGGCGATCATCGACAACGAAGAGACGCGCAAGGCGATCTGGCACAGCCTCGCGTACGGCGCGGCGGCGGCGACGATCGCGACGGTCGTCGCGCTGCTGATCGCATACACCGCGAACCGCCGGCTCTTTCCCGGCGCGCAGGGGCTCGGGATTATCTGCATGGCGCCGTTCGTCGTCCCCGGAATCGTGCTCGCGATCGGCATCTACGCGGCGTACTCGCACCCGCCGCTGCTGCTGTACGGGACGGCGGCGATCCTGATCATCGCGTTCACCACCCGCTTCCTGCCGATCGCGTACTCGAACTTGAACACGATGGTCGCGGCGGTGAACGTCGATCTGGAGAACGCCGCGCGCACGCTCGGCGCGACGCGGATTCGCGCGCTGCGCACGATCACCGCGCCGCTGCTGCGCCGCGGCTTGCTGGCGAGCTGGCTGCTCGTCTTCATCCCCGCGATCCGGGAGCTCAGCTCGGCGATCTTCCTCTTCACCCCGCGCACCGCGACGATGACGACCCAGATCTTCGATTTCAGCGACGCGGGGAACTACGAGGGCGTCTCGACGCTCGCGATCCTGATCCTGGCGATCACGCTGGTGATCGTCACGGTCGCGTACCGGTTCTTGGGTAAGGACTTCATGGAGACGAAGAGCAGCTAGATGGCACGGATCGACATCGCCGGGCTGGCGAAAGCGTACGGCACCGCACGCGCCGTCGACGGGATCGACCTCTCGATCGCCGACGGAGAGGTGATGGCGCTCGTGGGCCCGTCGGGCTGCGGGAAGACGACGACCCTGCAGCTCCTCGCCGGGTTCCTCAAGCCCGACGCGGGGACGATCACGGTCGGCGAGCGGATCGTCTCTTCCCCGCGGCAGGTCGTCCCGCCGGAGAAGCGGCGGATGTCGCTGATCTTCCAGAGCTACGCGGTGTGGCCGCACATGACGGTCTTCGAGAACGTCGCGTACGGCCTGCGCGTTGCGAAGCTCTCGCGCTCGGAGATCGAGGACCGCGTCAACGGGATCCTGCGCACCGTGCGGATGACCGATCTCGCGCAGCGCTATCCCTCGGAGCTCTCGGGCGGACAGCAGCAGCGCGTCGCGCTCGCGCGCGCGGTCGTCGTCAAGCCCGAGACGCTGCTGCTCGACGAGCCGCTCTCGAACCTCGACGCGAACCTGCGCGAGGAGATGCGCTTCGAGATCCGCCGCATCCACGACGCGACCGGGATCACGATGGTCTACGTCACCCACGACCAGACCGAAGCGATGGTCGCCGCCGACCGGATCGCGCTGATGCGCGCCGGCCGGATCGCGCAGGTCGGCACCGCCCGCGAGATCTACGAGAGCCCGGCGACCGCGTTCGTTGCAACCTTCGTCGGGGGAACGAACACGCTCCCCGCGACGCTCGTCGAGCCGCACGTCGTCGAGTGCTGCGGCGCGAAGCTCAAAGTGCACGACGACTTCGACGCGGCGACGCGCGGGCCGGTGACGCTCTGCATCCGCCCGCACGAGATCGGCTTCGCCGCCGAGCGCCCCGGCGAGAACGGCGACCTCGGCTACCGCGAGAACGGCACGAACCGCCTCGCCGGCACCGTGCTGCGCCAGACATACCTGGGCGACGCACGCGACTACCTGATCGACCTGGGCGGTTCGCAGATCCGCGTCGCCGCGCCGCCGTCGGTCGAGCGCAACGTCGGCAGCACGGTCCACTTGGACGTCCCGGTCGAGGCCTGCCGCATCGTCCCCGACAGATAATGAAGGAGCTACACGAGCAGTACCGGGCGCAGTGCCCAACGCGGCAGCGCCCGCACGCCTACGCGATCCTCTCGCTCTCATCACGAAACCCGTGATGGAACCATCCCAACGGCTTCCCAGGGAGCGGGCGGAAACTCGGGACATGACAAGACTGATCGGGCCCGCGGGTCGCGGTGCGATCGCGGCCATGCTCATCACAGCTATCGTCGGGGCGGGAACGCCGGCGGGTGCGCAGGTCGCGGTGCAACCGTCCTCTCCCGTTCAGCTCGATCGCTGCGACTACGTAACGTACGGCACGCTGTACAACACACCGGTCCACTACGACCTCTACGCCAGCTTCGTCGACCGCAGCGCGCGCGCCGTCAGCATGGTCAGGATCATCGTGGAGTTCTTCGACGAGCAAGGGAACGTGGTGCGCAAGCTCGATGCGGCGTACTCCGGCCGGTTCGCGCCGGGTCAGCGCGTCGATCGCCTGCGTTTCGGCCTCGGGGACGCGCCGAACCCCACGGCGGCGCGCCGCTGCTTCGTCGCGCGCGTCGAGTTCGCCGACGGCTCGGTCTGGAGCGTCGCGGAGCACTATGCCGAGGTCGAGCGGCCGCCGGTCAAGTGCCGGGTCGAAGCCAAGGACGGAACCTCGTTCGACGCGGCCTGGGGCGGCGCGCTCTGCAGTGCCGCGCGCGCGACCTGGGACGCCGCCCATCGCGCGCCGACCGCGCAGCAACCGCCGCGCGAGTGATCGATATTCCTAGCGGTTGAAAGCGACGAGCTGCGAAGAGTGTGAGGCGTCGTCGCAGTGGACGAGCATCGTGTTGCCGGACGAGGCGAAGCCTTCGTACGCTGCGCACGACGTTTTGATCGTTGCGAGGTGCCGGGCGCGCGCGACGTCGACGACGAAGATCCGGCCGTCTTCCATGGCGATCATGCCGAGGCGGCCGTCGGCGGCGACGATCCGCGCTTCGCCGTGGTAGCGCGCAACGCGCTGCTGGCGCGCGTTCGGGTCGAGGCCTCGCACGTAGACGCCGTCGCCGCGCTCGACGAAGATGCGGCCGGCGACCGGGCCGCCGATCCAGCGGCCGTCGATCTTCAGCGGCTCGGTCGTGCCGCGGGTGAGATCGAGGCGCGTCAAACGCCCGTCGACGACCGCGACGGCGATGCCGTGCTCGACGCGCGCCGCGCCGCGCACGATCGAGCCGTGCAGCGCGAGCGATCGGTTCGCGTCGAGGTCGATGCCTTTGATCCCGCCGCCGACGACGTTGAACCACAGATACCGCCCGTCGGCGCCGATCAGCGTGTCGACGCCGTCCGCGCTCGCGACAGCCTTGCCGTTCTTCGCGTCGATGGCGAGCAGATCACCGCTTCCCGGCACCGTTATGCCGATCGCGTCGCCGCCGAGCGGAAGCAGCGTTCCGAACGGCGCGTAGCGGTAACGATGCGTCCAGCGCAAACGGCCGTCGAACGTCCAGCCGCGCGCCTCGACGCCGGTCTCTGTCCGCGTCACCGAGACGAAACCGGACGGCGCCGCCGCGACGATCGGCGCATCGCCGAGGCTAACGCTGCGCACGATCGCTCCATCACGCGAGCGCAAGAAGACGAGGCCGGTTTTCGTCGGCGCAACCACCGCGCCGTTGCGCGCGGCACTCTTCGACATCGGCTCGACGGCTGCGCGCCAACGCTCGCGCCCGTTGCGCAAATCCAGCGCGACGAGCTTCCCGCCGCGTGGCCCGTAGACGGCGCCGTCCGCTTCGCTCAGCCATTGGTCCGTCGTGCGTGAGTCGATCGCGGCCGTCCACCGCGGCGGCGCGCTCCCGCCCGCCAATACCGCAGCCGTGAGCACCGCAGCGAAACCGAGCACGAGCAGAACACGCCGCATCGGGGACACCTCCGAGCGCGAAGGAAACGCTCCTAGCGTACCGGCGAATCCTGCAGCTTTGCTGGACTACCCGTGTTGCCGCTGCTCGCGGAGCGTCTCGCGGTCGGGCTCGGTGCCGAGCGGCGTCGGCGCGGCGACGATCGAGCCGCCTTCGTTCACGATGATCTCCTCCGCGACCACCGGATCGTTCGCGTCCTCGACGACGAGAATGTAGTCGCCCTCGGTGATCGCGCCGTCGACGTTCTTCGCGTCCTCGTCGCTCAACCCGTGCTCGCGCAGCGCGTCGTAGAGCGTCGGCTTGCCGCCGCGCCGGAACAGCTGCACGAGCGGGTTCTCGCCGATCGGCTGGACGATCTCACGACCGGCACCGACCGTCCCGCCCGCGCCGCCGAACGTGTTCGGATCGACGTGCTCGACGTGCGCCAGCCAGGTGTGCCGAAACCCGTCGCCATGCAGTTCGCAAACCGCGGCATCGACGAGCGTCCGGTCGGAAAACGTAGCGACGATAGAATTCGCGGACTCGTCTTTCTGCATCGGGCTCCTCCGCGAAATCGCATTCCCAATCCGCGTGATACGTCACATCCGAAGGCAAAAAAGAGCCGCCCGTCACGCAGCAGCTTACGCAATTGAACGCTCGCCAGGCCGTTTTCGGACGGGTTATGTCGAATCGCGCACGTGGAAAACGCCTTTTATACACGAGGGGTCGCAGACCGCAATTTGGATGTGGGTCTTCTCGCGAAAGTCCGCGCCGGGATATGCCGCGTCTCCTTCGACAAAGACCCCTTTGACGGTCTGAATCGGTCCGATGTCGGCATCGCTCGCGGCAATCCGGTGCGCGCGGTTGATCACTGCACAATCAAGGTTGTGGCGCATATGATCGCGAGAGTTGACCGGAACCGGGACACCGGACTTCTCCAATTCCCCCATGAGGACGGCGTGTGCGACGCGGACGAGGTCGATGCTGACTTTCGTCGTCAAGTCCAAGCAGGCGCCCAACTCAATGACCGCACCGATCACGAACGGCTGCTTGACCTTGGAGTCCCGGCGCCGCATCTGCTCGTGTGCAAACTCGAGCCCACGCTGCCAGTTATTCTCCCAGAAATAGATTCCGGGGCCGAGCCAATCGTAATTATTGTCGCTCGGCCTGAACGCCTCGCCGGCTATCAACGTCTCACCGACCTTGCGGTCACAACCGTGGAAGCCGAGGACGAACGACGACGAGAGCCGGTGCGCGCCGCTGCTGGACTTTCCCTTATTGGCTATAGTTCTTCGTGAGGCGTCCGCTCTTCGTCAGGATGCCGTCTCTAATGAGTGCCGCACGAGCCGAGCGTTTCGACTTCAACGAGCGTGCACTATATTTCTGGGCGGCCTTCTTGAACTTGCGAAGCAAGTCCGGATCGTCCACGTTGAATCGGCTGAACACTATACGGCCCTCGCGTCACATGCAAAGCCGCCTTCCGGCGGCTTTTGCGATCTTGCCATTGAGGCGACAAGCGGATCACGCAGGCAGTATATCTCGCCGATCTAGCGCTATCAAGACCTCAAATGCATTGCGCTGGCGAGTCGCGGATTCGTATGGAACGCCCGGACCAAGCCGGTCACTGCGAGGCTCCTTCGAAACAGCTAGGCGTTGACG
Coding sequences:
- a CDS encoding extracellular solute-binding protein, coding for ILKKQNALAQFVPADIDKIPKEYQHLDPDDAYQLGDIALMLINYNPKKLPAPRHWNDLLDPRMKDLLTVGHPGFSGYVGNWVVAMTDKYGWDNYFKPFAKNNPKIGRSVFDATTDIVSGERAVGPGADSLALERKAGGNSINVAFPEDDTILVTAPVTVMKDAPHPNAARLFMNYYYSKEYSATAASTFNLPLRLDVPPPTGIRIDRMRTYHVKIDRLLSGIPEAITKWRETFNV
- a CDS encoding iron ABC transporter permease, with the protein product MSAAAAPRRAERTASFDPGPFFFAGAVAVLLVLVVVPLGWLFAISLQHVDTGALTLGNYVAAFTSSIYLRPIANSLILAVSVATIATLLGTPLAWLIARTDMPGRRGLRALITAAFVTPSFIGAEAWILLAAPNSGWINRAIESVTHAAHGPINIFSLGGAIFVMALYNVPYTFTFVASGLELLPVELEDASSTLGGSAWRTMRSITLPLVMPAIIAGFIMSFLEAIAEFGSPAFLLIPARAQVVTTQLYLFFQFPVRTELAAAYAMPLLAVTLLLLIVQRRILGRRRFTTVGGKGGRRRLVALGAWRWPLLGAALLVPLCSVVLPYLALLATSLSRIWSDGPVPGNLTLYWYHWAIIDNEETRKAIWHSLAYGAAAATIATVVALLIAYTANRRLFPGAQGLGIICMAPFVVPGIVLAIGIYAAYSHPPLLLYGTAAILIIAFTTRFLPIAYSNLNTMVAAVNVDLENAARTLGATRIRALRTITAPLLRRGLLASWLLVFIPAIRELSSAIFLFTPRTATMTTQIFDFSDAGNYEGVSTLAILILAITLVIVTVAYRFLGKDFMETKSS
- a CDS encoding ABC transporter ATP-binding protein, translating into MARIDIAGLAKAYGTARAVDGIDLSIADGEVMALVGPSGCGKTTTLQLLAGFLKPDAGTITVGERIVSSPRQVVPPEKRRMSLIFQSYAVWPHMTVFENVAYGLRVAKLSRSEIEDRVNGILRTVRMTDLAQRYPSELSGGQQQRVALARAVVVKPETLLLDEPLSNLDANLREEMRFEIRRIHDATGITMVYVTHDQTEAMVAADRIALMRAGRIAQVGTAREIYESPATAFVATFVGGTNTLPATLVEPHVVECCGAKLKVHDDFDAATRGPVTLCIRPHEIGFAAERPGENGDLGYRENGTNRLAGTVLRQTYLGDARDYLIDLGGSQIRVAAPPSVERNVGSTVHLDVPVEACRIVPDR
- a CDS encoding PQQ-like beta-propeller repeat protein → MRRVLLVLGFAAVLTAAVLAGGSAPPRWTAAIDSRTTDQWLSEADGAVYGPRGGKLVALDLRNGRERWRAAVEPMSKSAARNGAVVAPTKTGLVFLRSRDGAIVRSVSLGDAPIVAAAPSGFVSVTRTETGVEARGWTFDGRLRWTHRYRYAPFGTLLPLGGDAIGITVPGSGDLLAIDAKNGKAVASADGVDTLIGADGRYLWFNVVGGGIKGIDLDANRSLALHGSIVRGAARVEHGIAVAVVDGRLTRLDLTRGTTEPLKIDGRWIGGPVAGRIFVERGDGVYVRGLDPNARQQRVARYHGEARIVAADGRLGMIAMEDGRIFVVDVARARHLATIKTSCAAYEGFASSGNTMLVHCDDASHSSQLVAFNR